Proteins found in one Capra hircus breed San Clemente unplaced genomic scaffold, ASM170441v1, whole genome shotgun sequence genomic segment:
- the LOC108634745 gene encoding uncharacterized protein LOC108634745: protein MSRVPSGPLLLPCTRTLPNGPRNSLPQRSVLATTHLHGDGDGSVRPRQSPSSRVPGPCALAFTPGTVRSVGLCRTCPEPCGIVPDQGFGGKHPVPLPPRQVDPSPLDHQAGKSLHSLLKASTLKQSTSSSKHHWTITTERKETMTLQEAARVPVCEKRRSTLHDAIPFPGLIVQKLSHPKRGTAGYPSRVWDGGFPGGSVGNRPVPTQETRVSSPARDDPTCYRATKPIGLADGIRALDPGHCER, encoded by the exons ATGTCC AGAGTCCCCTcaggtcccctgctcctcccatgcACGCGCACGCTCCCCAACGGTCCTAGGAACAGCCTGCCCCAGAGGAGCGTGCTGGCCACAACCCACCTCCACGGAGACGGAGACGGCAGTGTCCGTCCGCGTCAGTCACCCTCGTCCAGAGTCCCCGGGCCGTGTGCCCTCGCCTTCACGCCTGGCACCGTCCGTTCTGTAGGTTTGTGTCGAACCTGCCCGGAGCCCTGTGGCATCGTCCCGGATCAGGGGTTCGGTGGAAAACACCCTGTCCCCCTGCCTCCtcggcaggtggatccttcaccactggaccaccaggcagggaagtcccttcacagcCTTCTAAAAGCATCTACCCTGAAACAGTCCACGTCGTCCTCCAAACATCACTGGACCATCACGACGGAAAGGAAGGAAACGAT GACACTTCAAGAAGCAGCAAGAGTGCCGGTCTGTGAGAAACGAAGGTCAACCCTTCACGATGCAATCCCTTTTCCGGGCCTGATCGTTCAGAAACTCTCCCATCCCAAGCGGGGGACGGCAGGATATCCATCTCGAGTTTGGGACgggggcttccccggcggctccgTAGGAAACCGTCCCGTGCCcacgcaggaaacacgggtttcaTCCCCGGCCCGGgacgatcccacgtgctacagagcCACGAAGCCCATAGGCCTCGCCGACGGAAtccgtgctctagatcctggccaCTGCGAGCGCTGA